The following coding sequences lie in one Thermoleophilia bacterium genomic window:
- a CDS encoding ArsA family ATPase has translation MNGPILDFLEKRVLFVTGKGGVGKSTVAIALGIRAALEGKRVIVVEVASTENASRIFRQADVGFKEVEMANDLWAISIDPEDSMREYVLLQLKVKAMRDLLFRSRMFTYLAAATPGLNELVSIGKIWELAQLDRKIKHGRKYDLVIVDAPATGHGISFLQSPRTFANIARMGPVHTQAKQLQDMINDHEHTGSVIVSLPEEMPVNETANLEEGLTGDINIAVDRIIMNALYPERYSAADLKAIKRLKKSEDPEVRAAGKAAISQCSRTASQKEQLERLEGMVKAPISCLPFIFRPELDLKAARKLAEGIT, from the coding sequence TTGAATGGTCCAATCCTCGATTTCCTCGAAAAGCGCGTGCTCTTCGTCACCGGCAAGGGCGGCGTCGGCAAATCGACAGTCGCAATCGCGCTCGGAATCCGCGCTGCGCTTGAAGGAAAGCGGGTAATCGTGGTCGAGGTCGCTTCCACCGAAAACGCCTCTCGCATCTTCCGTCAGGCCGATGTCGGCTTCAAGGAGGTCGAAATGGCGAACGACCTCTGGGCGATTTCGATCGATCCCGAAGATTCGATGCGGGAGTATGTGCTGCTACAGCTCAAGGTGAAGGCGATGCGCGACCTGCTGTTCCGCAGTCGCATGTTCACCTATCTGGCGGCGGCCACCCCGGGGCTGAACGAGCTCGTCTCAATCGGCAAGATCTGGGAACTGGCCCAGCTCGACCGGAAGATCAAGCACGGCCGCAAGTACGACCTGGTGATCGTCGACGCGCCCGCCACCGGTCATGGCATCAGCTTCCTCCAGAGCCCCCGCACCTTCGCCAACATCGCCCGGATGGGGCCGGTCCACACCCAGGCCAAGCAACTCCAGGACATGATCAACGACCACGAGCACACCGGCAGCGTGATCGTCTCGCTCCCCGAGGAGATGCCGGTCAATGAAACGGCGAACCTGGAAGAGGGGCTGACCGGCGACATCAACATCGCGGTCGACCGGATCATCATGAACGCGCTTTATCCGGAGCGCTACTCGGCCGCGGACCTCAAGGCGATCAAGCGGCTGAAGAAGAGTGAGGACCCGGAAGTCCGCGCGGCCGGCAAGGCGGCGATCTCGCAGTGCTCGCGCACCGCCTCCCAGAAGGAGCAGCTCGAGCGCCTCGAGGGCATGGTCAAGGCCCCGATCTCGTGCCTTCCTTTCATTTTCCGCCCCGAGCTCGACCTGAAAGCCGCCCGCAAGCTGGCCGAAGGGATCACCTGA
- the ftsZ gene encoding cell division protein FtsZ: MREGPLADLFRSTTDETSTEPPEFEPRDSDSAPDDQGDTTESQTGDAKSRHEGSDTHEDDSSARAVPDPSSAGRFGRNDPVAADPDEPARPARPEPPREPESQPDPLSPPHPAADMSNVPDAQDRLKRIFSETPARDDGPRYGRQEPSSGAGAGVPHSPVIRVVGVGGGGVNAINRMIEAQIPGVEFMAVNTDLQSLQLCVSDLTVHIGGDETRGLGAGADPSLGFRAAFDEQDRIKRLLKGSDMVFIAAGAGGGTGTGAAPVIARLARDVGALTVGIVTKPFAFEGSRRAKQADQGIEALAGEVDTLIVIPNDRLLEVLDQSTPMTDAFQVADDVLRQGVQGISDLVTLPSIINLDFADVRSIMNDAGRALLGIGMGTGPDRAMIAAEKAISSPLLETPMDGARSILLSVTGGTDLSLIEVSEAARLIGEAAHPDANIIFGANIDEELDDQIWITVVATRFDTKSGPARRPAEKRQSQPGARPDRDSGSSRRDTSLPVVGSSDIPEFLS, encoded by the coding sequence ATGCGTGAAGGTCCCCTAGCGGACCTCTTTCGCTCTACAACCGACGAAACGAGCACCGAGCCGCCCGAGTTCGAACCGCGCGATTCCGATTCGGCTCCGGACGATCAGGGCGACACCACCGAGTCACAGACCGGCGACGCCAAGTCTCGTCACGAAGGCAGCGACACCCACGAGGACGATTCCTCCGCACGCGCCGTACCCGACCCTTCCTCGGCCGGCCGCTTCGGCCGCAACGATCCTGTCGCCGCCGATCCGGACGAGCCCGCCCGCCCCGCCCGCCCCGAGCCGCCCCGCGAGCCCGAATCCCAGCCTGACCCGCTTTCCCCGCCCCATCCAGCGGCCGACATGAGCAATGTCCCCGATGCCCAGGACCGGCTGAAGCGGATCTTCTCCGAGACCCCGGCCCGTGACGACGGCCCCCGCTACGGGCGCCAGGAACCTTCTTCCGGAGCCGGTGCCGGTGTGCCGCATTCCCCGGTGATCCGGGTGGTCGGCGTCGGCGGCGGTGGCGTCAACGCGATCAACCGCATGATCGAAGCCCAGATCCCGGGCGTCGAGTTCATGGCGGTCAATACCGATCTTCAGTCACTCCAGCTCTGCGTGTCCGACCTGACCGTCCACATCGGCGGGGACGAGACCCGGGGCCTCGGCGCCGGCGCCGACCCGTCGCTCGGTTTCCGGGCTGCGTTCGACGAACAGGACCGCATCAAGCGCCTGCTCAAGGGCTCCGACATGGTCTTCATCGCCGCCGGTGCCGGCGGTGGCACCGGAACCGGTGCCGCCCCGGTGATCGCCCGGCTGGCTCGTGACGTCGGTGCCCTGACGGTCGGCATCGTGACCAAGCCTTTCGCTTTCGAGGGCAGTCGCCGGGCCAAGCAGGCCGACCAGGGCATCGAAGCCCTCGCCGGCGAGGTCGACACCCTGATCGTCATCCCGAACGACCGCCTGCTCGAAGTGCTCGACCAGTCGACCCCGATGACCGACGCCTTCCAGGTCGCCGACGACGTGCTGCGCCAGGGAGTCCAGGGCATTTCCGACCTGGTCACCCTGCCCTCGATCATCAACCTCGACTTCGCCGACGTCCGTTCGATCATGAACGACGCCGGCCGCGCCCTGCTGGGCATCGGCATGGGCACCGGCCCCGATCGCGCCATGATCGCCGCCGAGAAGGCGATTTCTTCGCCCTTGCTCGAAACACCGATGGACGGTGCCCGCTCGATCCTCCTTTCAGTCACCGGCGGGACCGACCTTTCGCTGATCGAAGTGTCGGAAGCGGCACGCCTGATCGGCGAGGCCGCCCATCCCGACGCCAACATCATCTTCGGCGCCAACATCGATGAAGAGCTCGACGACCAGATCTGGATCACCGTGGTCGCCACCCGCTTCGACACCAAGTCCGGTCCGGCCCGCCGGCCGGCCGAGAAGCGCCAGTCCCAGCCCGGCGCCCGCCCGGACCGCGACTCCGGCAGTTCCCGGCGCGACACCTCGCTGCCCGTTGTCGGTTCAAGCGACATCCCCGAGTTCCTCTCTTAG
- a CDS encoding helix-turn-helix transcriptional regulator, whose protein sequence is MSAIDNAECPVCRTADVIAGKWTLLVIRDLASESQRFCELERSLEGISPRTLSLRLRTLEGEGIVERQTFPEVPPRVTYALTDKGKDLVPLIDGMRKYGIEWLDAEPVAEAVTA, encoded by the coding sequence ATGAGCGCAATCGACAACGCAGAATGCCCCGTCTGTCGCACCGCCGACGTGATCGCCGGCAAGTGGACGCTCCTTGTGATCCGCGACCTGGCCAGCGAGAGCCAGCGTTTCTGCGAGCTGGAGCGTTCCCTCGAAGGCATCAGCCCCCGCACCCTGTCGCTCCGCCTCCGAACCCTCGAAGGAGAGGGAATAGTCGAGCGCCAGACCTTTCCCGAAGTACCGCCCCGAGTCACTTACGCCCTCACCGACAAAGGCAAGGACCTCGTGCCCTTGATCGACGGAATGCGCAAGTACGGAATCGAGTGGCTCGACGCGGAACCCGTAGCCGAAGCCGTCACCGCCTGA
- a CDS encoding ArsA family ATPase, with protein MASISDVLEGNRICICAGSGGVGKTTASAAIALGMAARGLKVCVLTIDPAKRLADSLGLKELGNEATRVDPKLIADQGVEEGGGELWAMMLDAKETFDNLVARHAEDAEARDRVLNNRIYQQISGALAGSQEYMAMEKLFELHSEGRFDLLVLDTPPSRNALDFLDAPNRLTQFIEGKSLQIFIKPTGFAAKVAGRGAGVALSVLKRLVGFDLLADLSEFFTAFSGMIDGFQDRAHRVSALLADKETCFVVVCGSQTETVDEAVFFHSKLMESKMNFGGIVVNRVRYRLGTRVPKLKALTASVDAELENPELAEEVARNLIEYDVLAQRDAQNIERLSKILGGRPLIRIPYLDTDVHDIVGLCEINSYLFADEETRVKLATK; from the coding sequence ATGGCCTCGATCAGCGACGTGCTCGAAGGCAACCGCATCTGCATCTGCGCCGGGTCGGGCGGGGTCGGCAAGACCACTGCCTCGGCCGCGATCGCCCTGGGCATGGCCGCGCGCGGCCTCAAGGTCTGCGTCCTGACCATCGACCCGGCCAAGCGGCTCGCCGATTCCCTCGGCCTGAAGGAGCTCGGCAACGAAGCGACCCGGGTCGACCCGAAGCTGATCGCCGACCAGGGGGTCGAGGAGGGAGGCGGCGAGCTGTGGGCGATGATGCTCGACGCGAAGGAGACCTTCGACAACCTGGTCGCCCGCCACGCCGAAGACGCCGAGGCCCGGGACCGGGTCCTCAACAACCGGATCTACCAGCAGATCTCGGGCGCCCTGGCCGGCTCCCAGGAATACATGGCGATGGAAAAGCTCTTCGAGCTGCACAGCGAGGGCCGCTTCGACCTGCTCGTGCTCGACACGCCGCCCAGCCGCAACGCACTCGACTTCCTCGACGCGCCCAACCGGCTCACCCAGTTCATCGAAGGCAAGTCACTTCAGATCTTCATCAAGCCGACCGGATTTGCGGCCAAGGTCGCCGGCCGCGGCGCCGGGGTCGCGCTCTCCGTCCTGAAGCGGCTGGTCGGTTTCGACCTGCTGGCCGACCTGTCGGAGTTCTTCACGGCCTTCTCCGGCATGATCGACGGCTTCCAGGACCGTGCCCACCGCGTGAGCGCCCTCCTGGCGGACAAGGAGACCTGTTTCGTGGTGGTCTGCGGCTCCCAGACCGAAACGGTCGACGAGGCCGTGTTCTTCCACTCGAAGCTGATGGAGAGCAAGATGAACTTCGGCGGCATCGTGGTCAACCGGGTGCGGTACCGCCTCGGGACCAGGGTGCCGAAGCTGAAGGCGCTCACCGCTTCGGTGGATGCCGAGCTGGAGAACCCCGAGCTGGCCGAAGAGGTCGCCCGCAACCTGATCGAGTACGACGTGCTCGCCCAGCGCGATGCCCAGAACATCGAACGGCTCTCGAAGATCCTCGGCGGCAGGCCTCTGATCCGCATCCCCTACCTGGACACCGACGTGCATGACATCGTCGGCCTCTGTGAGATCAACAGCTACCTGTTCGCGGACGAAGAGACCCGCGTCAAGCTCGCGACCAAGTAG
- a CDS encoding ParA family protein, translating to MKAADLLAPTKRDIDSYIKPIAPETPTDLADVISFANQKGGVAKTTSTLNLAVALAELGNRVLCIDLDPQGNLTMSQGIDPDKVEFSMYDVLVNDMPISEVIAHREIDIAVASLDLAGAEIAMSTKIGRERSLEKSLAEVHADYDYICIDTPPSLGLLTINALTASNKVIIPVQCEYLSMRGLVQLQSTLKMIQENLNPNVRIEGILPTMFDSRTLHAREAVSILEENFGDLVFKSRISKAVKFAEAPVRGASVLKYDPESRAASYYRNLAKEVLKDGSS from the coding sequence ATGAAGGCCGCCGATCTGCTCGCCCCGACCAAGCGGGACATCGACTCCTACATCAAGCCGATCGCACCCGAGACGCCGACCGACCTGGCCGACGTCATCAGCTTCGCCAATCAGAAGGGCGGCGTGGCCAAGACCACCTCGACCCTGAACCTGGCAGTGGCCCTGGCCGAACTCGGCAACCGGGTGCTTTGCATCGACCTCGATCCCCAGGGCAACCTGACCATGAGCCAGGGCATCGACCCGGACAAAGTCGAGTTCAGCATGTACGACGTGCTGGTCAACGACATGCCGATCTCCGAAGTCATCGCCCACCGGGAGATCGACATCGCTGTGGCTTCACTCGACCTGGCCGGTGCCGAGATCGCGATGAGCACCAAGATCGGCCGCGAGCGGTCCCTCGAGAAGTCCCTGGCCGAGGTCCATGCCGACTACGACTACATCTGCATCGACACGCCGCCCAGCCTGGGCCTGCTGACGATCAACGCGCTCACCGCTTCGAACAAGGTGATCATCCCGGTCCAGTGCGAGTACCTCTCGATGCGCGGACTGGTCCAGCTCCAGTCGACCCTGAAGATGATTCAGGAGAATCTGAACCCGAACGTGAGGATCGAAGGCATCCTGCCGACCATGTTCGACTCCCGCACGCTGCATGCCCGGGAAGCGGTTTCGATCCTCGAGGAGAACTTCGGAGACCTCGTTTTCAAATCGCGGATCAGCAAAGCCGTCAAATTCGCCGAAGCGCCGGTGCGAGGCGCTAGTGTCCTCAAGTACGATCCGGAGAGTCGTGCGGCTTCGTACTACCGAAACTTGGCCAAGGAGGTCTTGAAAGATGGCTCGTCGTAA
- a CDS encoding prepilin peptidase — MSLTAGIVLTSTLAAVSVTDIRRRVIPNRALLVAVALWLGITVWSGGEGAASALIAASVITSPLLVAALVRPEGMGMGDVKLVAVISLYLGWGAWVALLAGLFLAGLTGVLISLGTRRPPSETSLPLAPFLAAGVFISLIPLQ; from the coding sequence ATGTCTTTAACAGCCGGGATCGTTCTCACTTCAACCCTCGCCGCGGTCTCGGTCACCGACATCCGCCGGCGGGTCATTCCCAACCGCGCCCTGCTGGTCGCCGTGGCTCTCTGGCTGGGGATCACGGTCTGGTCGGGCGGGGAGGGCGCCGCGTCGGCGCTGATTGCGGCCTCCGTGATCACTTCACCGCTGCTGGTGGCCGCTCTCGTCCGGCCTGAAGGAATGGGCATGGGCGACGTCAAGCTGGTGGCGGTGATCTCGCTCTATCTCGGCTGGGGAGCCTGGGTGGCGCTGCTCGCCGGACTCTTTCTGGCTGGCCTGACCGGAGTGCTCATCTCCCTCGGGACCCGGCGGCCGCCGTCGGAGACCAGCCTGCCGCTGGCACCGTTTCTGGCGGCCGGAGTATTCATTTCGCTGATTCCGCTTCAGTAA